From one Macellibacteroides fermentans genomic stretch:
- a CDS encoding nitrophenyl compound nitroreductase subunit ArsF family protein has translation MKNLFYTLIAAILLISCSNGAEKKTETASTDVKQADRIEVLYFHGAQRCVTCKAIEANTKALLDSLYSTEIASGKIVYKIIDISQKENEKVADKYEVTWSSLFVNRWKNGTEEVNNMTEFGFANAKSDPDSFKNGIKSKIDELLK, from the coding sequence ATGAAAAATTTATTCTATACTTTAATTGCAGCGATTCTTTTAATATCCTGCAGCAATGGCGCAGAAAAGAAAACAGAAACAGCAAGTACCGACGTAAAGCAGGCCGACCGGATAGAAGTGCTTTATTTTCACGGAGCTCAGCGGTGTGTAACCTGCAAAGCTATCGAAGCAAATACGAAAGCACTATTAGACAGTCTGTATTCAACTGAAATTGCATCAGGAAAGATTGTATATAAGATAATAGATATATCTCAAAAAGAGAATGAAAAGGTTGCTGACAAGTACGAAGTAACATGGTCTTCACTGTTTGTAAACCGATGGAAAAATGGAACCGAGGAGGTCAATAACATGACCGAGTTTGGCTTTGCCAATGCAAAAAGCGACCCCGACAGTTTTAAAAACGGCATCAAAAGCAAGATTGACGAATTACTAAAATAA
- a CDS encoding glucosaminidase domain-containing protein: MIKEIFVQQFYPLAQAAGKLFNINPVVVLAQAAIESGWAESRLSKDYNSFFGITGYGGPTDYWAGEKIRLNETGLLFRSYASARDSFFDFCRLIRSSYTVAANVSNVPAAYAQEIAYSRYISEVNGDNRQNYKRMLIRISADMERLIALQFPEHKD, encoded by the coding sequence ATGATAAAAGAGATTTTTGTACAGCAATTTTATCCCCTGGCCCAGGCGGCGGGGAAACTATTTAATATCAATCCGGTAGTGGTGCTTGCCCAGGCTGCCATCGAAAGCGGATGGGCAGAAAGCAGATTATCCAAAGATTATAATTCCTTTTTTGGAATAACCGGCTACGGTGGTCCAACCGATTATTGGGCAGGCGAAAAAATACGGCTCAACGAAACGGGATTGCTGTTTCGCAGTTATGCTTCGGCAAGGGATAGCTTCTTCGATTTTTGCCGACTCATACGAAGCTCGTATACCGTTGCCGCAAACGTAAGCAATGTACCTGCCGCCTATGCCCAGGAGATAGCCTACAGCCGATACATCAGCGAGGTAAACGGCGACAACCGCCAGAATTACAAACGGATGCTAATACGGATTTCCGCCGATATGGAAAGGCTGATAGCATTGCAGTTTCCGGAACATAAAGATTGA
- a CDS encoding ArsR/SmtB family transcription factor has product MDTKQYTQEQEEIARFAKALGHPARMAILYFLARQESCYFGDIHEELPIAKATVSQHLKELKEVGLIQGEIETPKVKYCINREKWELARNLFAGFFGECKCKDISCCD; this is encoded by the coding sequence GTGGATACAAAACAGTATACTCAAGAGCAGGAAGAGATAGCCCGCTTTGCAAAAGCATTGGGACATCCGGCACGAATGGCGATACTTTATTTTTTAGCAAGACAGGAAAGTTGCTACTTTGGAGATATTCACGAAGAATTGCCAATAGCAAAAGCAACGGTTTCGCAACACCTCAAAGAGCTGAAAGAGGTGGGACTTATACAGGGTGAAATAGAAACGCCGAAAGTAAAGTATTGCATCAATCGCGAGAAATGGGAACTTGCCCGTAACTTATTTGCCGGATTTTTCGGTGAATGTAAGTGCAAAGATATTTCGTGCTGTGATTAA
- a CDS encoding ABC transporter permease: MKTSLYRLFKGEIFKSKRELGLYFMLLFPIAVFSFVDVYIMYDSTNLTEVCTVNPWVFILQRYIWAFYTLLYPIVISIFCFSLFDIEYKNDYLKKLFTLPVNTSNIFGAKVLYIIMMSFMSAMISYLLLLLSAFILENVYSIYPFNSYDYSFANFIFFIRLFIATLSIASLQLLVSTSFKTFVIPICIAGVGVVLSLISQRAEFVVFIPYFSLFDLMNKYQYGSTDLLGKVEIINVTYIFVFITFAYLKFISLCKKRI; this comes from the coding sequence ATGAAAACATCTTTATACAGATTATTCAAAGGTGAAATCTTTAAGAGTAAACGAGAACTCGGATTATATTTTATGCTTTTATTCCCGATTGCGGTTTTTAGTTTCGTAGATGTATATATAATGTACGATTCTACGAACTTAACAGAAGTCTGCACCGTAAATCCGTGGGTTTTTATTCTTCAACGGTATATATGGGCTTTTTATACGTTATTGTATCCTATAGTTATATCTATTTTTTGTTTTTCTTTGTTTGATATTGAATATAAAAACGATTATTTAAAGAAATTATTCACCCTTCCGGTAAATACATCAAATATTTTTGGAGCTAAAGTGTTATATATAATAATGATGTCATTTATGTCGGCAATGATTTCTTATTTATTGTTGCTCCTCTCTGCTTTCATATTAGAAAACGTATATTCGATATACCCCTTTAATAGTTATGATTATAGCTTTGCGAATTTTATATTTTTTATCCGCCTGTTTATTGCTACGCTTTCAATTGCAAGTTTACAATTGTTGGTAAGTACATCGTTTAAAACCTTTGTTATTCCAATTTGTATCGCAGGAGTTGGGGTTGTTCTATCCCTGATTTCTCAAAGAGCAGAATTTGTAGTATTTATTCCATATTTTTCTTTATTTGATTTAATGAATAAGTATCAATATGGGAGTACAGACTTACTTGGTAAAGTAGAGATTATTAATGTTACTTATATATTTGTTTTTATAACATTTGCGTATTTGAAGTTTATCTCTCTATGCAAAAAAAGAATATAA
- a CDS encoding thioredoxin family protein yields the protein MEIKVLGTGCPSCKTLFETTQQAIAELGSDATLTKEEDLLKIIEYNILGLPALVIDGTVVSAGKRLSLAEIKELLTK from the coding sequence ATGGAAATTAAAGTATTGGGTACAGGTTGCCCCAGTTGCAAAACTCTATTTGAAACGACTCAGCAAGCCATTGCCGAATTAGGAAGCGATGCCACGCTGACCAAAGAAGAAGATTTGCTTAAAATCATCGAATATAACATTTTAGGCCTTCCGGCATTAGTAATAGACGGAACAGTTGTTTCGGCAGGTAAACGGTTATCGCTGGCAGAAATAAAAGAATTACTTACTAAATAA
- the arsA gene encoding arsenical pump-driving ATPase, with product MKAFDISNIELTKYLFFTGKGGVGKTSIACATAVGLADKGKKILLISTDPASNLQDVFNQPLNGHGSAIADVPGLTVVNLDPEQAAAEYRERVIAPFKGKLPASVIQNMEEQLSGSCTVEIAAFNEFSDFITDIQKQDEYDHIIFDTAPTGHTLRMLQLPSAWSTFISESTHGASCLGQLSGLEERKEIYKKAVATLSNAQTTQLVLVSRPEAAPLNEAARSSHELLLLGIRNQLLIINGVLQQLDKSDAISNQLHERQQHALQNMPQELSNYPLYTIPLRSYNLSSIANIRRMLYSDSLIGEANYNPIAQPRGVDQLVNDLYTSGKRVIFTMGKGGVGKTTLATDIALKLTALGAKVHLTTTDPANHINYDLAVKAGITVSRIDEAEVLEKYKNEVRSKAAEAMTAADMEYIEEDLRSPCTQEIAVFKAFAEIVDKADNEIVVIDTAPTGHTLLLLDATQSYHKEVERTQGEVTGAVANLLPRLRNPKETEVVIVTLPEATPVFEAERLQMDLQRAGINNKWWVVNACLALTDTQNSFLKAKAQNELVWIQKVDQLSQGNTALIAWRNV from the coding sequence ATGAAAGCCTTTGATATATCAAATATAGAACTTACAAAATACCTCTTTTTTACTGGAAAAGGCGGGGTTGGTAAAACATCTATCGCATGTGCAACCGCAGTGGGACTGGCAGATAAGGGCAAGAAAATACTTCTTATCAGTACAGACCCCGCTTCCAACCTGCAGGATGTTTTCAATCAGCCGCTTAACGGACACGGTTCTGCCATTGCAGATGTGCCGGGACTTACGGTGGTTAATCTGGATCCCGAGCAGGCAGCTGCAGAGTACAGAGAACGGGTGATCGCTCCATTCAAGGGAAAACTCCCCGCAAGTGTTATTCAGAACATGGAAGAGCAGCTTTCTGGTTCATGCACGGTGGAAATTGCGGCTTTTAATGAGTTCTCGGACTTCATTACAGACATCCAGAAACAGGATGAATACGACCATATCATCTTCGATACAGCACCAACGGGGCATACCCTCCGGATGCTGCAACTTCCTTCGGCCTGGAGTACCTTTATCAGCGAAAGCACCCACGGAGCCTCCTGTTTAGGTCAGTTGTCGGGATTGGAAGAACGAAAAGAGATCTATAAAAAAGCGGTAGCAACGCTTTCAAATGCCCAAACTACCCAGCTTGTATTGGTTAGCCGCCCGGAAGCCGCCCCTCTTAACGAAGCCGCCCGCTCCTCTCACGAATTGTTATTATTGGGCATCAGAAACCAGCTTCTGATAATAAACGGGGTACTGCAACAATTGGATAAAAGCGATGCAATATCCAACCAGCTGCACGAAAGACAGCAGCATGCCTTGCAGAACATGCCGCAGGAACTATCCAACTACCCGCTATATACGATCCCTTTGCGGTCGTACAATTTATCGAGTATTGCAAACATACGCCGTATGCTGTACAGCGACAGCCTTATTGGTGAAGCAAACTATAATCCCATCGCCCAGCCCCGGGGAGTGGATCAACTGGTAAACGACCTGTACACCTCCGGTAAAAGGGTTATTTTCACCATGGGAAAAGGAGGTGTGGGCAAAACCACACTGGCCACCGATATAGCTCTTAAATTAACCGCCCTGGGTGCCAAGGTACATTTAACCACCACCGACCCGGCAAATCATATAAACTACGACCTTGCCGTTAAGGCTGGTATCACGGTAAGCCGCATCGACGAAGCCGAAGTTTTAGAGAAATACAAAAACGAAGTCCGCAGCAAAGCGGCCGAAGCTATGACTGCCGCCGATATGGAATATATCGAAGAAGACCTGCGCTCGCCCTGTACACAGGAAATCGCTGTATTCAAAGCCTTTGCCGAAATAGTGGATAAAGCCGACAATGAAATCGTTGTGATAGATACCGCCCCAACAGGACATACTTTATTGCTTCTGGATGCCACTCAGAGCTACCATAAGGAGGTGGAGCGCACCCAGGGAGAAGTTACCGGAGCCGTAGCCAATCTATTACCCCGTTTACGTAATCCTAAAGAGACCGAGGTAGTGATTGTAACATTGCCCGAAGCAACTCCGGTATTTGAAGCAGAGCGTTTGCAGATGGACCTGCAACGTGCCGGAATCAATAACAAATGGTGGGTGGTGAATGCCTGTCTGGCATTAACAGACACACAGAATTCGTTCCTGAAGGCAAAAGCACAAAATGAGTTGGTGTGGATACAGAAAGTCGACCAGCTTTCGCAGGGCAACACTGCCCTGATAGCATGGAGGAATGTGTAA
- a CDS encoding DUF4248 domain-containing protein, which translates to MKVFTIKSYGFGELSSLFSPDINMASASKQLKRWITGNPKLLHLLQQEGWEKGHKRLTPKMVQHIVSVLGEP; encoded by the coding sequence ATGAAAGTGTTCACTATTAAAAGTTATGGTTTCGGGGAGCTATCTTCCCTGTTTTCGCCCGATATAAACATGGCCTCGGCCTCCAAACAACTTAAACGCTGGATTACCGGCAATCCCAAACTCCTCCACCTCCTCCAACAGGAAGGATGGGAAAAAGGACACAAACGGTTAACCCCCAAAATGGTGCAACACATCGTTTCCGTACTGGGAGAACCCTGA
- a CDS encoding HU family DNA-binding protein → MALQFTVVRRKDMRKNAAADSKLFYGQTKASMKMDFDKFCEAVGDYCTASSADVKAVLDATTHTLASRLAEGYVVQLQDLGNFQMLAGSGGADTEEDFSSVMFKRPKIVFRPGAKLRYIINNAKFEKQVVKTITVEEKCDKEHVY, encoded by the coding sequence ATGGCTTTACAATTTACCGTTGTACGACGGAAGGATATGAGAAAGAATGCTGCGGCAGACAGTAAACTATTTTACGGTCAGACCAAGGCGAGTATGAAAATGGATTTCGATAAATTCTGCGAGGCAGTGGGCGATTACTGTACGGCCTCCAGTGCGGATGTAAAAGCGGTGCTGGATGCCACCACCCATACCCTGGCTTCCAGACTGGCGGAAGGCTATGTGGTCCAACTTCAGGATCTGGGAAATTTTCAGATGCTGGCCGGTAGCGGGGGAGCAGATACGGAGGAGGATTTTTCCTCTGTGATGTTCAAGAGACCTAAGATCGTGTTCCGTCCGGGCGCAAAGTTGCGTTATATCATCAATAACGCAAAGTTCGAAAAGCAGGTGGTTAAAACGATAACCGTAGAAGAAAAGTGCGATAAAGAGCACGTGTACTAA
- a CDS encoding CHC2 zinc finger domain-containing protein, translating to MGNSKEEIAKLKEALNIEDVIGTYVELEYKLGGKCLGLCPFHDDSTPSMHVHTGKQIFKCFACNEGGDVIAFISKIKSCTFAEAVNLLRQEWCNGSTPPPQHIERRAKAKAQKPAATPAQLAAMEAENVKFMRSMYGFHPPLATLGDLMKAGYTGSIVNTGLVNDTRLLGNAELVNDTRLMGNAGLVKGTRLMGNAGLLNDTGLLNNPELEDNTGGNGNGLNRHYKPEYYSWMEGGKYHPDCDGITQTYVDYEVSMAKSTVPSAFKAMRGRIVFPIRDENNRLVAFAGRTTQTITDENRSYTPKYVNSQTSDLYNKSRTLYGLHLAGEAIRTETFAFLTEGYKDTLAMVAAGFKNTVAQCGAAFTDDHAELLKRYTKRVAVLMDADDRGREIAAAAIAVLHRHGMQTSELLLPPGEDPDSLFRRIGKHAFRTIVAESQLTGHLQALKESTGMELASFASSTLGSSSTLSNRNGDPSGLQGTAGTGNQEVIQMNGEATNIEGHYLEADSLDIKGTERQSGNSSDAVLQSDRPRLMAREQELQHQMRKLGSKRFLFGQGPERMQINTELMKLRSQLSEVSKQLNRPVVWYK from the coding sequence ATGGGTAACAGCAAAGAAGAGATAGCGAAGCTGAAGGAGGCCTTGAACATCGAAGACGTAATCGGCACCTACGTGGAACTGGAGTACAAATTAGGAGGTAAGTGTTTAGGATTATGCCCTTTTCACGATGACTCCACCCCCTCCATGCACGTACACACCGGAAAGCAGATCTTTAAATGTTTTGCCTGCAACGAAGGCGGTGATGTGATCGCCTTTATCAGCAAAATAAAATCGTGCACCTTTGCCGAGGCTGTTAATCTGTTGCGCCAGGAATGGTGCAACGGATCAACCCCTCCGCCACAACACATCGAGCGAAGGGCAAAAGCCAAGGCACAGAAGCCCGCCGCTACGCCCGCACAGCTTGCCGCCATGGAAGCCGAAAACGTAAAGTTCATGCGGTCGATGTATGGGTTTCACCCTCCCCTGGCTACATTGGGAGATTTAATGAAAGCAGGTTATACAGGATCAATAGTTAATACCGGATTGGTAAACGACACCAGGTTACTAGGTAATGCTGAGTTGGTTAACGATACCAGATTGATGGGTAATGCTGGGTTGGTAAAGGGCACCAGATTGATGGGTAATGCTGGGTTGTTAAACGACACAGGGTTATTGAACAACCCTGAATTGGAGGATAATACTGGTGGGAACGGCAACGGGTTGAACCGCCATTATAAACCGGAATACTATAGCTGGATGGAAGGAGGCAAATACCACCCCGATTGCGATGGCATTACCCAGACCTATGTGGATTACGAAGTAAGCATGGCAAAAAGTACGGTGCCCAGCGCATTTAAAGCCATGAGGGGACGGATTGTATTCCCCATCCGCGACGAAAACAACCGGCTGGTTGCCTTTGCAGGACGAACCACCCAGACCATCACGGACGAAAACAGGAGTTACACCCCTAAATACGTAAACAGCCAAACAAGCGACTTGTACAACAAAAGCCGCACCCTGTACGGTTTGCATCTGGCAGGAGAAGCCATACGGACAGAGACCTTTGCGTTCCTGACCGAAGGCTACAAAGACACCCTGGCCATGGTGGCAGCAGGATTTAAGAACACCGTTGCCCAGTGCGGCGCCGCCTTTACCGACGATCACGCCGAGCTGCTGAAGCGTTACACCAAACGCGTAGCCGTATTGATGGATGCCGACGACCGCGGACGCGAGATAGCAGCTGCAGCCATCGCCGTACTCCATCGCCACGGCATGCAGACCAGCGAGTTGCTTCTCCCACCCGGCGAAGACCCCGACTCCCTCTTCCGCCGCATAGGAAAACACGCCTTCCGCACCATCGTTGCAGAATCCCAACTAACCGGACATTTGCAAGCACTAAAGGAAAGCACCGGAATGGAGCTGGCAAGTTTTGCATCTTCTACACTTGGAAGTTCTTCTACCCTGTCAAACAGAAATGGAGACCCTTCAGGCTTACAAGGAACAGCCGGAACCGGAAACCAAGAAGTAATCCAGATGAATGGGGAAGCAACAAATATAGAAGGTCACTATCTGGAGGCTGACAGTTTAGATATAAAAGGAACGGAAAGACAATCAGGAAACAGCAGTGACGCTGTATTGCAAAGCGATCGCCCCCGGCTAATGGCACGGGAGCAGGAACTGCAACACCAAATGCGAAAGCTGGGAAGCAAACGCTTCCTTTTCGGTCAGGGCCCCGAGCGAATGCAGATCAATACCGAATTGATGAAGCTCCGTTCCCAACTCTCCGAAGTAAGCAAACAACTAAACAGGCCCGTAGTCTGGTATAAATAA
- a CDS encoding ABC transporter ATP-binding protein produces the protein MYAIETKDLSFNYKKKPLLESLDLKIPTGSIYGYLGKNGAGKSTTIKLLLGLLPALQNTIYHNGLELNSHKREILSMVGSLVESPAYYGNLTGYENLLYLKNIYGCNSQKIYDVLQKVNLMGDKDKMVKRYSSGMKQRLGIAMALLYDPNTLILDEPLNGLDPEGVYEIRELIIDLKKEGKTILLSSHILSEIQKTCTHVGILHDGRLCYQGTLVELMNNVSVEINIQSNDILKIQQICMESKILINAIEQNNILITLNKGEQKDFMNKLDNEGVKIQKFDSVDKDLEEIYLNLTKR, from the coding sequence ATGTATGCAATAGAAACAAAGGATCTATCATTTAATTACAAAAAGAAACCCCTTCTAGAGAGCCTTGACTTGAAAATTCCAACTGGTAGCATATATGGCTATTTAGGTAAAAATGGTGCTGGTAAAAGTACAACAATCAAATTATTGTTAGGCTTATTACCTGCTTTGCAAAACACTATTTATCACAATGGTTTAGAATTAAACTCGCATAAAAGAGAAATACTTAGTATGGTAGGAAGTCTGGTTGAATCTCCAGCATATTATGGAAATCTAACTGGATATGAGAATCTTCTATATTTGAAGAATATTTACGGATGCAATAGTCAAAAAATTTATGATGTATTGCAAAAGGTGAATCTTATGGGGGATAAAGATAAAATGGTGAAGAGGTATTCATCAGGGATGAAACAGCGTTTAGGTATTGCAATGGCATTATTATACGACCCAAATACCTTAATTTTGGATGAACCATTGAATGGATTAGACCCTGAAGGTGTTTATGAGATAAGAGAATTAATAATAGATTTGAAAAAGGAGGGAAAAACAATATTGTTATCTAGTCATATTTTAAGTGAAATACAGAAAACATGTACACATGTGGGTATATTGCATGATGGAAGATTGTGTTACCAAGGAACTTTAGTAGAACTTATGAATAATGTTTCAGTTGAAATCAATATTCAGTCGAATGATATATTAAAAATTCAACAAATTTGTATGGAGTCAAAGATATTAATTAATGCCATTGAGCAGAACAATATTTTGATTACCCTAAATAAGGGGGAGCAAAAAGATTTCATGAATAAGTTGGATAATGAAGGGGTTAAAATACAGAAGTTTGATAGTGTTGATAAGGATTTGGAAGAAATATACTTGAATTTGACAAAACGATAA
- a CDS encoding aromatic aminobenezylarsenical efflux permease ArsG family transporter produces MNFLQSILENSSVPVITAFILGLLTAVSPCPLATNITAIGFIGKDIENRHRIFINGLLYTLGRVVTYTVLGFILIPILREGASMFAVQKAVSKYGEILIAPLLIVIGIYMLDLIKLNIPKISINGEYVKKRTKGSWGALFLGILFSLAFCPSSGIFFFGMLIPLSAAEAGGYLLPVVYAIATGLPVILVAWVLAYSVAGLGKFYNRIQVFEKWFRKIVAILFIAVGIYYAVMFYL; encoded by the coding sequence ATGAACTTTCTTCAATCGATACTAGAGAACAGTTCCGTTCCCGTTATTACGGCATTCATACTGGGGTTATTAACCGCCGTAAGTCCCTGTCCCCTGGCCACGAATATTACGGCGATAGGATTTATCGGTAAGGATATTGAAAACCGTCACCGTATATTTATAAACGGGTTGCTTTACACTTTAGGAAGAGTCGTAACCTATACGGTGCTTGGCTTCATCCTTATACCGATCCTCCGTGAGGGCGCAAGCATGTTTGCGGTACAAAAGGCTGTTAGCAAATACGGGGAGATACTGATTGCTCCGCTATTAATCGTAATCGGTATTTATATGCTCGATCTAATTAAATTGAACATACCTAAAATCAGCATTAACGGAGAATACGTAAAGAAAAGAACAAAGGGTAGCTGGGGAGCCCTGTTTCTGGGGATTCTATTCTCCCTTGCCTTTTGTCCTTCCAGCGGAATATTCTTTTTCGGAATGCTGATACCGCTATCGGCGGCAGAAGCAGGCGGTTACCTGTTGCCAGTGGTATATGCGATCGCAACCGGACTGCCGGTCATTCTGGTAGCCTGGGTGCTGGCCTATAGCGTAGCCGGACTGGGAAAGTTTTATAACCGGATACAGGTATTTGAAAAATGGTTTCGTAAGATAGTAGCCATCCTATTCATCGCGGTGGGGATCTATTACGCGGTCATGTTTTATCTATAG
- the arsD gene encoding arsenite efflux transporter metallochaperone ArsD — protein MKKIEIFDPAMCCPTGLCGTNISTELMRIAVVIETLKKQGITVTRHNLRDEPQVYVTNQVVNDYLQKYGAEALPITLVDGEVAVSKTYPTTRQMSEWSGVNLEFIPVK, from the coding sequence ATGAAAAAGATTGAAATTTTTGATCCTGCGATGTGTTGTCCCACAGGATTATGTGGTACAAATATCAGTACGGAATTAATGCGTATTGCTGTCGTGATTGAAACATTAAAAAAACAAGGAATTACGGTAACCCGGCATAACCTGCGGGACGAACCTCAGGTATATGTTACGAATCAGGTTGTAAACGATTACCTCCAGAAGTACGGAGCCGAAGCGTTACCCATCACCCTGGTGGATGGCGAGGTGGCTGTATCTAAAACCTACCCCACCACCAGGCAAATGAGCGAATGGAGTGGAGTGAACCTGGAATTCATTCCCGTAAAATAA
- a CDS encoding replicative DNA helicase, translated as MKSENIGFKNEISFVCALLTGVAESSQVYPRVTAEMLTSRELALIYKGIIELFNNGKAMDYTLVEHEMRALDHELYAEMNGLNYVGDGLLSVVDDVHVTTYADLIVEEYQRNSLRLLAMELSGKCGSRDIPVEQILQLANSKLEEIAGMGVNSTSTRQISEIGQEVVARHTRLLENGGTSVGYSTGLKGMDNIMGGFMRGEVAIASALTSHGKTALSLHMAVQIALQNIPVYIISLEMSMEQLYGRILMSLSNVSPENLRMHGLTETEIAVAKSLNETTLRELPIYIDYIPSARPEDIRAKVKLARKRKQCDFLILDYINQLDLGNAHGENLATSLGHAMKRIKDLAVEENIPALVIAQMNREIEKRNDNYKHKLSDLRDSGVLEQAADVVYFINRPELQGNGKGDDGESLVGIGTINILKNRNGATGTTKFRYNTHMTRISDY; from the coding sequence ATGAAATCAGAAAATATTGGATTCAAAAACGAAATCAGTTTCGTATGCGCTCTCCTTACGGGAGTAGCCGAAAGCAGTCAGGTTTATCCTCGCGTTACAGCAGAAATGCTTACCAGCCGCGAATTAGCGCTGATATACAAGGGAATTATCGAGCTTTTCAACAACGGAAAAGCCATGGACTACACCCTGGTAGAACACGAGATGCGGGCCCTGGACCACGAGCTATATGCCGAGATGAACGGACTAAACTACGTGGGAGACGGATTATTGTCTGTAGTGGACGATGTACACGTTACCACTTATGCCGATCTGATTGTGGAAGAGTACCAGCGTAACAGCCTCCGTCTGCTGGCCATGGAGCTATCCGGAAAGTGCGGTAGCCGGGACATTCCCGTAGAGCAAATCCTACAGTTGGCAAACAGCAAGCTGGAAGAGATTGCCGGCATGGGCGTTAACAGCACCAGCACCCGACAGATCAGTGAAATCGGTCAGGAGGTGGTTGCCCGCCACACCCGATTGTTGGAAAACGGCGGTACTTCGGTGGGCTACTCCACTGGCCTTAAAGGCATGGATAACATTATGGGTGGCTTTATGAGGGGCGAGGTTGCCATTGCCTCTGCCCTAACCTCCCACGGCAAGACAGCCCTCTCCCTTCACATGGCTGTACAGATTGCCCTTCAAAACATACCGGTCTATATCATCTCTCTGGAGATGAGTATGGAACAGCTTTATGGACGTATCCTCATGTCGCTCTCCAATGTGTCCCCGGAGAACCTGCGTATGCACGGACTTACCGAAACAGAGATTGCTGTTGCCAAAAGTCTGAACGAAACAACGCTGCGTGAACTGCCCATCTACATCGACTACATCCCATCGGCAAGACCCGAAGATATCCGCGCCAAAGTAAAGCTGGCACGTAAACGTAAGCAATGCGACTTCTTGATTCTGGACTATATCAACCAGTTGGATTTGGGAAATGCCCACGGCGAGAACCTGGCTACTTCGTTGGGCCATGCCATGAAGCGCATCAAGGACCTGGCGGTGGAAGAGAATATTCCGGCACTCGTGATAGCACAGATGAACCGTGAGATTGAGAAGCGCAACGACAACTATAAGCACAAGCTGAGCGACCTGCGCGACTCCGGGGTACTGGAACAGGCGGCGGACGTGGTGTACTTTATCAACCGCCCCGAACTGCAGGGCAATGGCAAAGGCGATGACGGCGAATCCTTGGTGGGTATTGGCACCATCAACATCCTGAAGAACCGTAACGGAGCCACCGGTACAACGAAGTTTCGCTACAACACCCACATGACGAGAATCTCTGATTACTAG